One genomic window of Cannabis sativa cultivar Pink pepper isolate KNU-18-1 chromosome 2, ASM2916894v1, whole genome shotgun sequence includes the following:
- the LOC115695544 gene encoding uncharacterized protein LOC115695544: MKKSTTIDTFFKRKNVEVSTSDVSSNPSISVDVDHENSKNRPIKSLRLDIKEGFDINSLERDPGIRPPIWEYPPEKRDEVRRAYINAGPFQIILSSYQKSEEAHSRSFQSSWFKLFPSWLEYSPKVHAAFCLPCFLFHSKDAHPRLNAFTVNGFRSWKKVRGKNCAFLAHIGDDINSPHRNAEKAVADLMNQPTHIGRRFANFTSQEIADNRLRLKTSIEGIRWLAFQACPFRGHNESKTSINRGNFLELLSFITSYNDKVAEVLDKAPRNATYTSPTTQKQVLHVLGNKVRNAIREEIGDAKFSVIVDEARDESKKEQMSIVLRFVDKDGYVQERFFGLIHVKDTAALTLKEGIFSILSNYSLDVQSIRGQGYDGASNMRGQWNGLQALILSECPYAYYVHCFAHRLQLALVAASREVIPVHQFFTKLNSIVNIAGASCKRNDQLKAAQAANIAHLLEIDELESGKGLNQIGSLQRTGDTRWNSHLKSISSLIKMFSATCEVLLNIIEDGTTFAQRGDADAAYESLTSFEFVFILHLMKKILEISNILCQALQLQSQDILNAMHLVSSTKTLIQKLREDGCDELVDEVKSFCEPVNIPVPDFNAHYTTKRGRSRGQQDAITVEHYYRVDLFNAVIDFQLQELNNKFNDNTVELLILSSALDPREIHTSFRINDICKLVQKFYPKDFTEYEMVQLRTQFEHFAHVRELPDFTVLATISDLCQWLVKTRKAEIFPIVYKVITLILTLPVSTATTERSFSAMNIVKTTLRNKMEDEFLSDCLLVYIEREIAKKFSIDSLIDDFRDMQERRSVF; the protein is encoded by the coding sequence atgaaaaaatcaactacaATTGATACATTTTTCAAAAGAAAGAATGTTGAAGTTTCAACATCTGATGTCTCATCAAATCCATCAATATCAGTGGATGTAGATCATGAAAATTCAAAGAATCGGCCAATAAAGTCTTTAAGACTTGACATTAAAGAAGGGTTTGATATTAATTCATTAGAGCGTGATCCAGGAATACGCCCGCCAATATGGGAGTATCCACCTGAGAAGCGTGATGAAGTTCGCAGAGCTTACATTAATGCTGGTCCATTTCAGATTATACTATCTAGCTATCAAAAATCAGAAGAAGCTCATTCACGTTCTTTTCAGTCATCTTGGTTTAAGCTATTTCCATCTTGGTTGGAATATTCTCCTAAAGTACATGCTGCATTTTGTCTACCATGCTTTTTATTTCACTCTAAAGATGCACATCCTAGATTGAATGCATTTACTGTTAATGGATTTCGATCATGGAAAAAAGTGAGAGGAAAAAATTGTGCATTTTTAGCACATATTGGAGACGATATAAATTCACCTCATAGAAATGCTGAGAAAGCAGTTGCAGATCTCATGAACCAACCAACACATATTGGAAGAAGGTTTGCGAACTTCACATCACAAGAAATCGCTGACAATAGACTTCGTTTGAAAACATCAATTGAGGGGATTAGGTGGTTAGCATTTCAAGCATGCCCTTTTAGAGGTCACAATGAATCTAAAACTTCAATTAATCGGGGAaactttttagagttattaaGTTTCATAACTTCCTATAATGATAAGGTAGCAGAAGTTTTGGATAAAGCTCCACGAAATGCAACATATACATCACCAACAACGCAAAAACAAGTTTTGCATGTCTTGGGAAATAAAGTGAGAAACGCGATTCGTGAAGAAATTGGTGATGCAAAATTTTCAGTAATAGTTGATGAAGCACGAGATGAATCTAAGAAAGAGCAAATGTCAATTGTTTTGAGATTTGTTGATAAAGATGGGTATGTGCAAGAACGTTTTTTCGGGCTTATTCATGTCAAAGACACTGCTGCTTTAACATTAAAAGAAGGTATTTTCTCTATACTCTCTAATTATAGTCTTGATGTTCAATCTATTCGTGGGCAAGGTTATGATGGCGCAAGTAACATGCGTGGACAATGGAATGGTTTGCAAGCTTTAATTTTAAGTGAATGTCCTTATGCTTACTATGTTCATTGTTTTGCACATCGTTTGCAATTGGCATTAGTTGCTGCATCTAGAGAAGTTATTCCTGTCCATCAATTTTTTACAAAGTTGAACTCCATTGTTAATATTGCTGGTGCTTCATGTAAGCGCAATGACCAACTAAAAGCTGCTCAAGCTGCAAATATTGCTCATTTACTTGAGATTGATGAACTAGAAAGTGGGAAAGGACTTAATCAAATTGGTTCTTTACAAAGGACAGGTGATACTCGTTGGAATTCTCATTTAAAAtctatttctagtttaataaaGATGTTTAGTGCAACATGTGAAGTTTTATTGAATATTATTGAAGATGGCACTACTTTTGCTCAACGAGGAGATGCGGATGCAGCTTATGAGTCATTAACTTCTTTtgaatttgtttttattttgcatCTTATGAAAAAAATTCTAGAGATTTCAAATATACTCTGTCAAGCTTTGCAACTTCAGTCTCAAGATATTTTAAATGCAATGCATCTTGTTTCATCCACTAAGACTCTCATTCAAAAATTGAGAGAAGATGGATGTGATGAATTAGTTGATGAGGTGAAATCTTTTTGTGAACCTGTTAATATACCTGTGCCAGATTTTAATGCTCACTATACTACAAAAAGAGGAAGAAGTCGTGGTCAACAAGATGCAATTACAGTGGAGCATTATTACAGAGTTGATCTTTTCAATGCAGTGATAGACTTTCAactacaagaattaaataacaaattcaatgaTAACACAGTGGAGTTACTCATTCTTAGTTCAGCTTTAGATCCAAGAGAGATACACACATCATTCAGAATTAATGATATTTGCAAGTTGGTACAAAAATTTTACCCAAAAGATTTTACAGAATACGAGATGGTACAACTAAGGACACAATTTGAACATTTTGCTCATGTACGAGAACTTCCTGATTTTACAGTTTTGGCAACCATTTCTGATTTATGTCAGTGGTTGGTAAAAACTAGAAAAGCAGAGATTTTTCCAATTGTGTATAAAGTTATAACTCTTATTCTTACACTTCCAGTTTCTACAGCTACCACAGAACGATCCTTTTCAGCTATGAATATAGTGAAGACTACACTTCGCAACAAGATGGAAGATGAATTTTTAAGTGATTGTTTGCTCGTTTATATTGAAAGGGAAATCGCCAAAAAATTTAGTATAGATTCACTTATCGATGATTTTCGTGATATGCAAGAAAGACGTtctgtattttaa